The genomic region GAAGCACGTTTATAAGGAGAGGTCAGAGCACCACACTCTTCTCACTGGGTGGCAAGCACTGCCAGGGGGTATTCCTATAATGTCCAGTTCGAAGGCGTCGCAAATCCGGGGACGTTATATGTCATTCCTACTAAATGCTATTTTGGCAAGTAGAATTATGAGAAAGAAGCAAAACAATAAAATAATCTATATAGTGTAGCAGATTGCAAGAATAAAATGAACGTTATCTTTATTAAGCAGTATTGGGAACTTAACCTATACTATAGTATTTATTTTTCGTGAAGTTTTGGTGTAAGGATTTATTAATCTCAAAAAAATTTAAATATGAGGTTGGAAGGAGTAAAAACATGACAACATTATTTCCTAAACCAATTACTGAGTTGCCAGAGGCAGATATACCAATTAATGGTATTAAAGCATATCTGTCACAAGGAGAAAATCATCAGATAATATTTATGAAGTTTGCAGAGGATGTTGATTTGACAGAACATTCACATGAAGAGCAATGGGGAATAGTTCTTGAAGGCAAGATAGAATTAATAATAGATGGCATAAAAAATACATATTCCAAAGGAGATAGGTATTTTATTCCTAGCGGAGTAAAGCATTCAGGTAAAATATTTGCTGG from Serpentinicella alkaliphila harbors:
- a CDS encoding cupin domain-containing protein — protein: MTTLFPKPITELPEADIPINGIKAYLSQGENHQIIFMKFAEDVDLTEHSHEEQWGIVLEGKIELIIDGIKNTYSKGDRYFIPSGVKHSGKIFAGYADMTFFNQKDRYQAKR